Proteins encoded by one window of Myxococcus guangdongensis:
- a CDS encoding TAT-variant-translocated molybdopterin oxidoreductase: MSDKLPQYWQSLAERATDSSWLDTQRDEFAEELPVGVAAAPPDGSSRRDFFKMMGLSAAAAMVACQRAPVQKLIPYVSRPDEVTPGTALWYASTCEACPARCGLLLKTRDGRPIKVEGNDEHPVSRGGVCAVGQASVLSLYDASRARFPSRASSRVSWTDLDAEVKKGLAKATEDGKAIRLVLPWVMGPTAEAAVARFLAAHPTARTVRYEPLGELSSLGDAYRVTHGARVVPDYRFDKAKVIASFGADFLGTWVSPVAFTRQYAEARDAAAHKAMARHFQVEPVMTLTGAAADRRFVVAPSDVTLALGDVVRRLAVKAGREVPGLKSLPGSKLESAALDELAEALWAHRTESLVVCGGDEVAGQVLAATANVLLGNEGTTVFPLDGVALDEKAQSYGELLAELGAGSVGTVFFLGVNPAHTDARGDALGALLKNVPLTVALNDRLDETAVLTRLHAPASTALEAWGDAEPRRGVVSLRQPAVSPLHDTRDAVESLLTWAGAAQAHHDFLRARWETEVFPVAGATGTDFASFWDDSVRRGVVTLSPVPTAPLTFRDDGVAKALAGVARPSVEWELVLFPSVGLRDGAMANNAWLHEVPDPITKATWGNPALIAPARAKELGLSDGDVVKVSVGGKSVSLPVLIQAGTHPSALGLAVGYGRTRAGRIGDGVGERVYPLAAVVDGRVRRSVPGATVAATGERQKLALTQTHSSLEGRPHVREAELAAFLANPRAGNEDHGGHGGGNGGHSLSMWSGHEYKGHRWALAVDLSACTGCSACVVSCQAENNIPSVGRDEVLRQREMHWMRIDRYYQGDAANPQVVHQPMMCQHCENAPCETVCPVLATVHSSEGLNQQVYNRCVGTRYCANNCPTKVRRFNWFDYPHDEPLERMVLNPDVVVRSRGVMEKCSLCVQRIQEGKATANREGRPLKDGDIQTACQQSCPAKAIHFGDLNDSESRVAKLAKDGRAFRLLEELNIGPSITYLTKIRNTGSGSGT; the protein is encoded by the coding sequence ATGTCCGACAAACTTCCCCAGTACTGGCAGAGCCTGGCCGAGCGCGCGACGGATTCCTCGTGGCTCGACACGCAGCGCGACGAGTTCGCCGAGGAGCTGCCGGTGGGTGTCGCCGCCGCGCCTCCGGATGGCAGCAGCCGCCGTGACTTCTTCAAGATGATGGGCCTGAGCGCCGCCGCGGCCATGGTGGCCTGCCAGCGCGCGCCGGTGCAGAAGCTCATCCCCTACGTGTCGCGGCCGGACGAGGTGACCCCGGGCACGGCGCTCTGGTACGCGTCGACGTGCGAGGCGTGCCCCGCGCGCTGTGGCCTGCTCCTCAAGACGCGCGATGGTCGACCCATCAAGGTCGAGGGCAACGACGAGCACCCCGTGTCGCGCGGCGGCGTGTGCGCGGTGGGACAGGCCTCCGTGCTCTCGCTCTACGACGCGAGCCGCGCCCGCTTCCCCTCGCGCGCCAGCAGCCGGGTGTCGTGGACGGACCTGGATGCGGAGGTGAAGAAGGGCCTGGCCAAGGCGACCGAGGACGGTAAGGCCATCCGGCTGGTGCTGCCCTGGGTGATGGGGCCCACGGCGGAGGCCGCGGTGGCGCGCTTCCTCGCCGCGCACCCGACGGCGCGCACGGTGCGCTACGAGCCCCTGGGAGAGCTGTCGTCGCTGGGCGATGCGTACCGCGTCACGCACGGCGCCCGCGTGGTGCCGGATTACCGCTTCGACAAGGCGAAGGTCATCGCGAGCTTCGGCGCGGACTTCCTGGGCACGTGGGTGTCGCCGGTGGCCTTCACGCGGCAGTACGCGGAGGCTCGCGACGCGGCGGCTCACAAGGCGATGGCGCGCCACTTCCAGGTGGAGCCGGTGATGACGCTGACCGGCGCGGCGGCGGACCGTCGCTTCGTGGTGGCGCCGTCCGATGTGACGCTGGCCCTGGGCGATGTGGTGCGCAGGCTGGCAGTGAAGGCGGGCCGCGAGGTGCCGGGGCTGAAGTCGCTGCCGGGCTCCAAGCTGGAGTCGGCCGCGCTGGACGAACTCGCCGAGGCGCTGTGGGCCCACCGCACGGAGTCGCTGGTGGTGTGCGGTGGCGACGAGGTGGCGGGCCAGGTGCTGGCCGCGACGGCGAACGTGCTGCTCGGCAACGAGGGCACCACGGTGTTCCCGCTGGACGGCGTGGCGCTGGACGAGAAGGCGCAGTCGTACGGTGAGCTGCTCGCGGAGCTGGGTGCCGGGAGCGTGGGCACGGTGTTCTTCCTCGGCGTCAACCCGGCGCACACCGACGCGCGCGGCGACGCGCTGGGTGCGCTGCTCAAGAACGTGCCCCTCACGGTGGCGCTGAACGACCGGCTGGACGAGACGGCGGTGCTGACGCGGCTTCACGCGCCGGCCTCCACGGCGCTGGAGGCGTGGGGTGACGCGGAGCCTCGTCGGGGCGTGGTGTCGCTGCGGCAGCCCGCGGTGTCTCCGCTGCATGACACGCGCGACGCGGTGGAGTCCCTGCTGACGTGGGCGGGCGCGGCCCAGGCCCACCACGACTTCCTGCGCGCGCGCTGGGAGACGGAGGTCTTCCCGGTGGCCGGCGCGACGGGGACGGACTTCGCCAGCTTCTGGGATGACTCGGTTCGTCGAGGCGTCGTGACGCTGTCTCCGGTGCCGACGGCGCCGCTGACCTTCCGTGACGACGGCGTGGCGAAGGCGCTCGCCGGCGTGGCGCGTCCCTCGGTGGAGTGGGAGCTGGTGCTGTTCCCCTCAGTGGGCCTGCGCGACGGCGCGATGGCGAACAACGCGTGGCTCCACGAGGTGCCGGACCCCATCACCAAGGCGACGTGGGGCAACCCCGCGCTCATCGCGCCCGCACGAGCCAAGGAGCTGGGCCTGTCCGATGGCGACGTGGTGAAGGTGAGCGTGGGCGGCAAGTCGGTGTCGTTGCCCGTGCTGATTCAAGCCGGCACGCACCCCAGCGCCCTGGGTCTGGCGGTGGGCTACGGCCGCACGCGCGCTGGACGCATCGGCGATGGAGTGGGGGAGCGTGTCTACCCGCTGGCCGCGGTGGTGGACGGGCGCGTGCGCCGCTCGGTGCCGGGGGCGACGGTGGCCGCCACGGGGGAGCGGCAGAAGCTGGCGCTCACGCAGACGCACTCGAGCCTGGAGGGACGGCCTCACGTGCGCGAGGCGGAGCTGGCGGCGTTCCTGGCCAACCCGCGCGCGGGCAACGAGGACCACGGTGGTCACGGCGGTGGCAACGGCGGGCACTCGCTCTCGATGTGGTCGGGCCACGAGTACAAGGGCCACCGCTGGGCGCTGGCGGTGGACCTGAGCGCGTGCACGGGGTGCTCGGCGTGCGTGGTGTCCTGCCAGGCGGAGAACAACATCCCCAGCGTGGGGCGCGACGAGGTGCTGCGCCAGCGCGAGATGCACTGGATGCGCATCGACCGGTACTACCAGGGCGACGCGGCGAATCCGCAGGTCGTGCACCAGCCGATGATGTGCCAGCACTGCGAGAACGCGCCATGCGAGACGGTGTGCCCGGTGCTCGCGACGGTGCACTCGTCGGAGGGCCTCAACCAGCAGGTCTACAACCGCTGCGTCGGCACGCGCTACTGCGCCAACAACTGCCCCACCAAGGTGCGGCGCTTCAACTGGTTCGACTACCCGCACGACGAGCCGCTCGAGCGCATGGTGCTCAACCCGGACGTGGTGGTGCGCAGCCGCGGTGTCATGGAGAAGTGCTCCTTGTGCGTGCAGCGCATCCAGGAGGGCAAGGCGACGGCGAATCGCGAGGGCCGGCCGCTCAAGGACGGCGACATCCAGACGGCGTGTCAGCAGAGCTGCCCGGCGAAGGCCATCCACTTCGGGGACTTGAATGACTCGGAGAGCCGGGTGGCGAAGCTGGCGAAGGACGGGCGGGCGTTCCGGTTGCTGGAGGAGCTGAACATCGGGCCGTCCATCACCTACCTCACGAAGATCCGGAACACCGGGTCGGGAAGCGGAACATGA
- a CDS encoding cytochrome c3 family protein has translation MSRASFRFLGQTGALLVLGLGGCSGPVNNQQGHMPAQPVAFSHAVHAGQYELDCQYCHVGAEQSRHAGVPSASVCMNCHTQVKKDSPEIQKVAAAVAANAPIQWVRVHRLPDHAFFNHASHVTAGLKCQTCHGAVEQMVRVEQVEPMTMGWCLDCHRKTGAQGLTAPIASVPRKGELLALMSGEPLPEPSKTPRTLQPPSDCSSCHR, from the coding sequence ATGAGCCGCGCATCCTTCCGCTTCCTGGGTCAGACCGGCGCGCTGCTCGTGTTGGGGCTGGGCGGGTGCAGCGGACCGGTGAACAACCAGCAGGGCCACATGCCGGCGCAGCCGGTGGCCTTCTCCCACGCGGTCCACGCGGGCCAGTACGAGCTGGACTGTCAGTACTGCCACGTGGGCGCGGAGCAGAGCCGTCACGCGGGTGTGCCGTCCGCCAGCGTCTGCATGAACTGCCACACGCAGGTGAAGAAGGACTCGCCCGAAATCCAGAAGGTGGCCGCGGCCGTCGCGGCCAACGCGCCCATCCAGTGGGTGCGCGTGCACCGGCTGCCGGACCACGCCTTCTTCAACCACGCCAGCCACGTCACCGCGGGACTGAAGTGCCAGACGTGCCACGGGGCGGTGGAGCAGATGGTGCGCGTGGAGCAGGTGGAGCCCATGACGATGGGCTGGTGCCTGGACTGTCACCGCAAGACGGGCGCGCAAGGCCTGACGGCGCCCATCGCATCCGTGCCGCGCAAGGGGGAGCTGTTGGCCCTCATGTCCGGTGAGCCGCTTCCCGAGCCCTCGAAGACCCCTCGCACCCTCCAGCCGCCCTCGGACTGCTCGAGCTGCCACCGCTGA
- a CDS encoding respiratory nitrate reductase subunit gamma encodes MSDAFLFNVLPYAAAGVALAGTIWRVTAREPAPPTTPWTPAGRAVLAGVAIVAFFHLLGLAAPRAMQAFNASAARLFALESLQLIGTLLLAWGLASLGLRRVKEGQWTPALILGLLFAHVLTAVYIAVALRWGTAWYLHIGVPYVRSLMAVQPDATLMLTAPTVYQVHVLLGFALLALAPFIRMNRASVPQRAGESVEPGLLATPREETP; translated from the coding sequence GTGAGCGACGCGTTCCTCTTCAACGTCCTGCCGTACGCGGCGGCCGGGGTGGCCCTGGCGGGCACCATCTGGAGGGTCACGGCGCGCGAGCCCGCGCCGCCCACCACGCCCTGGACGCCCGCGGGGCGCGCGGTGCTGGCGGGTGTCGCCATCGTCGCGTTCTTCCACCTGCTGGGGCTGGCCGCGCCTCGCGCGATGCAGGCCTTCAACGCCTCTGCCGCGCGGCTGTTCGCGCTGGAGTCGCTCCAGCTCATCGGCACGCTGCTGCTCGCCTGGGGGCTCGCGTCGCTGGGGCTTCGCCGGGTGAAGGAAGGGCAGTGGACGCCCGCGCTCATCCTGGGCCTGCTCTTCGCGCACGTGCTCACCGCCGTGTACATCGCGGTGGCGCTGCGCTGGGGCACCGCCTGGTACCTGCACATCGGCGTGCCGTACGTGCGCTCGCTGATGGCCGTCCAACCGGACGCCACGCTGATGCTGACGGCGCCGACCGTCTACCAGGTGCACGTGCTCCTCGGCTTCGCGCTGCTGGCGCTGGCGCCCTTCATCCGGATGAACCGCGCGTCGGTGCCTCAGCGCGCCGGGGAATCGGTGGAGCCGGGACTGCTCGCCACGCCTCGTGAGGAGACGCCATGA
- a CDS encoding c-type cytochrome, producing MRTRELGRRPRQERTLVPIIPLLALLAAPAALAQSTARQGAQLFTQRCATCHSMGEGDRIGPDLHGVLERREEAWVTRFMKSPGALIDSGDPVATELLAKFNGVRMPDQALSDAERDSLFAFIRDCTQKGMGGCKPSPAEKMGTDATPEEVARGRRLFEGAEPLKNGGAACIGCHDVRGLGVAGGGTLGPNLTFAFARMGEKGMRPALAKLEGPMMGPLYAKAQLDEEEQYAIKAYLADVSRDGSRPRADRDFFYLGLVGMAAVLGFIGVMFSAPSTRGQS from the coding sequence ATGCGGACACGTGAGCTGGGAAGACGGCCGCGTCAGGAGCGAACGCTCGTCCCCATCATTCCGCTCCTGGCCCTGTTGGCGGCGCCGGCCGCGCTGGCGCAGAGCACCGCGCGTCAGGGCGCTCAGCTCTTCACCCAGCGGTGCGCCACGTGCCACTCGATGGGCGAGGGCGACCGGATTGGTCCTGACCTCCACGGCGTGCTGGAGCGCCGCGAGGAGGCCTGGGTGACGCGCTTCATGAAGAGCCCCGGCGCGCTCATCGACTCGGGTGACCCGGTGGCCACCGAGCTGCTCGCGAAGTTCAACGGCGTGCGCATGCCGGACCAGGCGCTCTCCGACGCGGAGCGCGACAGCCTCTTTGCCTTCATTCGCGACTGCACGCAGAAGGGGATGGGCGGCTGCAAGCCCTCGCCCGCGGAGAAGATGGGCACGGACGCCACGCCGGAGGAGGTGGCCCGGGGCCGTCGGCTCTTCGAGGGCGCGGAGCCGCTGAAGAACGGCGGCGCGGCCTGCATCGGTTGCCACGACGTGCGCGGCCTGGGCGTGGCCGGTGGCGGCACGCTGGGCCCCAACCTCACCTTCGCCTTCGCGCGGATGGGTGAGAAGGGCATGCGTCCGGCGCTGGCGAAGCTGGAGGGGCCGATGATGGGCCCGCTCTACGCGAAGGCGCAGCTCGACGAGGAGGAGCAGTACGCCATCAAGGCGTACCTCGCGGACGTGTCTCGTGATGGCAGCCGTCCGCGCGCGGACCGCGACTTCTTCTACCTGGGGCTCGTCGGCATGGCCGCGGTCCTGGGCTTCATCGGAGTGATGTTCTCGGCTCCGTCCACGCGAGGTCAGTCGTGA
- a CDS encoding cytochrome-c peroxidase: MSRTRFVTLLTLTSLGALSGCERKQEPVAPPTTASAPKPPGPKPMTPEQLSHFFRPTPPAKNAKPAPQDTEAQVALGRMLFFEPRLSKNHDVSCNTCHGLDTYGVDNKALSDGHRGQKGSRNSPTVYNAAGHIAQFWDGRADTLEAQASGPILNPVEMAMPDERRVVATLASMPEYVTRFREAFPSEKKPVSLANAARAIAAFERGLTTPSRFDQYLAGQHSALSESEQRGLHLFVVTGCTTCHNGPAVGGTSFQKLGLIEDYPGLKDAGRFDATKNEDDRGKFRVPTLRNVERTGPYLHDGSVNELPTMVRLMAKHQLARTLTDAEVEDLVAFLKSLTGELPPREHIAAPPLPPSTKKTPEPDPS; the protein is encoded by the coding sequence ATGTCCCGAACCCGCTTCGTCACCCTGCTCACGCTGACCTCCTTGGGCGCGTTGTCGGGCTGTGAGCGCAAGCAGGAGCCCGTCGCGCCGCCCACGACGGCGAGCGCGCCGAAGCCGCCGGGCCCCAAGCCGATGACGCCCGAGCAGCTCTCGCACTTCTTCCGCCCCACGCCGCCGGCCAAGAACGCGAAGCCCGCGCCCCAGGACACCGAGGCCCAGGTGGCGCTGGGCCGCATGCTCTTCTTCGAGCCCCGGCTGTCGAAGAACCACGACGTCTCCTGCAACACCTGCCACGGCCTGGACACCTATGGCGTGGACAACAAGGCGCTGTCGGACGGGCACCGCGGGCAGAAGGGCTCGCGCAACTCGCCCACCGTCTACAACGCGGCGGGCCACATCGCGCAGTTCTGGGACGGGCGCGCGGACACGCTGGAGGCGCAGGCGTCCGGCCCCATCCTGAACCCGGTGGAGATGGCGATGCCGGACGAGCGCCGCGTGGTGGCCACGCTCGCCTCCATGCCGGAGTACGTGACGCGCTTCCGGGAGGCGTTCCCCAGCGAGAAGAAGCCCGTGTCGCTGGCGAACGCGGCGCGCGCCATCGCCGCGTTCGAGCGGGGGCTGACCACGCCGTCGCGCTTCGACCAGTACCTGGCGGGCCAGCACTCGGCGCTGAGCGAGTCGGAGCAGCGCGGCCTGCACCTCTTCGTGGTGACGGGCTGCACCACGTGCCACAACGGCCCCGCGGTGGGCGGCACGTCGTTCCAGAAGCTGGGGCTCATCGAGGACTACCCGGGCCTGAAGGACGCGGGGCGCTTCGACGCGACGAAGAACGAGGATGACCGGGGCAAGTTCCGCGTGCCCACGCTGCGCAACGTGGAGCGCACCGGTCCGTACCTGCACGACGGCAGCGTGAATGAGCTGCCGACGATGGTGCGGCTGATGGCGAAGCACCAGCTGGCGCGGACGCTGACGGACGCGGAGGTGGAGGACCTGGTGGCCTTCCTCAAGAGCCTCACCGGGGAGCTGCCGCCGCGTGAGCACATCGCCGCGCCGCCCCTGCCGCCCAGCACGAAGAAGACTCCCGAGCCGGACCCTTCCTGA
- a CDS encoding YfiM family protein, producing the protein MKLSNRSGFVPCLIALLSSPVASAASGDDWLGPDKPKHFAACFVLAGVGYGAGALLFEPPEARFWTGAGLAMGVGVGKELYDLGRGTTFSFKDLAWDAAGTATGLGVSWLVDRLLFGPTPSPQARGSLRAAPPVVFVPGARGGQEVLVGARAGLDEAQERLSFHQRVHRHQGAALFGVSARDEHGDLAARTLAQTAGGHDTDFVGEPSLGERALQPARQLDAAPAARAAHQALAADEDIDVLVRVSTVFIPHPSSESSRGGAPGFPHQADAPLRGR; encoded by the coding sequence ATGAAGCTTTCCAACCGGAGCGGGTTCGTCCCCTGTCTCATCGCGCTGCTGTCGAGCCCCGTCGCGAGCGCCGCGTCGGGGGATGACTGGCTGGGCCCCGACAAGCCCAAGCACTTCGCGGCCTGCTTCGTCCTCGCGGGCGTGGGCTACGGCGCGGGCGCGCTGCTCTTCGAGCCGCCCGAGGCCCGGTTCTGGACCGGCGCGGGGCTCGCGATGGGCGTGGGCGTGGGCAAGGAGCTGTACGACCTGGGCCGGGGCACCACCTTCTCGTTCAAGGACCTGGCCTGGGACGCCGCGGGGACGGCGACGGGCCTCGGCGTGTCGTGGCTCGTGGACCGGCTCCTCTTCGGCCCGACGCCCAGTCCCCAGGCGCGGGGCTCGCTACGGGCCGCTCCTCCCGTCGTGTTCGTCCCCGGGGCGCGGGGAGGACAAGAGGTCCTGGTCGGGGCGCGCGCGGGCCTCGACGAGGCGCAGGAGCGGCTCTCGTTCCATCAGCGGGTCCACCGTCATCAAGGCGCTGCCCTGTTCGGCGTGTCCGCCCGTGATGAGCACGGTGACCTTGCCGCGAGGACACTGGCGCAGACAGCCGGTGGGCATGACACGGACTTCGTCGGCGAGCCCTCGCTCGGCGAGCGAGCGCTGCAGCCAGCGCGGCAGCTCGATGCCGCCCCCGCTGCGCGCGCCGCGCATCAGGCACTTGCGGCAGATGAGGACATCGACGTCCTCGTTCGCGTTTCCACCGTCTTCATCCCGCATCCATCCTCCGAGTCGTCGAGAGGGGGCGCTCCGGGCTTCCCGCACCAGGCGGACGCCCCGCTGCGGGGGCGCTGA
- a CDS encoding acyltransferase family protein yields MKRLAPSFTFQQQSNRHPGLDGARGLAVLAMVLGHTLDALLSAEARLLPWVQHYWTFRGVTAPLFLLVSGWAVVAALGTKPNAARDTLGRRVRRSLLLLFLGYFLHWPGWHAVRDMGWTDAMLSHVLTFDALQCIGFALLVGSVLLALVPAQGGRPLVLLVLAVGIPLASATVWQLGVGLPGAVQQLLGSAAGSRFPFFPWAGYFFAGAFAAYALHLLRPGWPQGLALLALGAGMLGLTRMTTADWTPASAWLVAYRVGQGLLVLGAVNLAPVRLSKLLAPFGRLSLWIYVLHLPVVYGWADIAGLASRIGPRLGVPAATGIGVALLLTCAMVAWLGRWLMEQARPWRAGSTTLNASLSGTRMSPRV; encoded by the coding sequence GTGAAACGACTCGCCCCCTCGTTCACCTTCCAGCAGCAATCGAACCGGCACCCCGGGCTCGACGGGGCGCGTGGTCTGGCGGTCCTCGCCATGGTGCTGGGACATACGCTGGACGCGCTGCTCTCGGCCGAGGCGCGCCTGCTCCCGTGGGTGCAGCACTACTGGACCTTCCGCGGCGTCACCGCGCCCCTGTTCCTGCTGGTGAGCGGCTGGGCGGTGGTGGCCGCGCTGGGGACCAAGCCCAACGCCGCGCGCGACACGCTCGGTCGTCGGGTGCGCCGCTCGTTGTTGCTGCTGTTCCTGGGTTACTTCCTGCACTGGCCCGGGTGGCACGCCGTGCGGGACATGGGCTGGACGGACGCGATGCTGTCGCACGTCCTCACCTTCGATGCGCTCCAGTGCATCGGCTTCGCGTTGCTGGTGGGCTCGGTGCTGCTCGCGCTCGTGCCCGCGCAGGGAGGCCGTCCGCTGGTGCTGCTCGTGCTGGCGGTGGGCATCCCGCTGGCGAGCGCCACCGTGTGGCAGCTGGGCGTGGGCCTGCCGGGCGCGGTGCAGCAACTGCTGGGCAGCGCCGCGGGCAGCCGCTTCCCCTTCTTCCCGTGGGCGGGCTACTTCTTCGCGGGGGCCTTCGCGGCGTACGCGCTGCACCTGCTGCGTCCGGGTTGGCCGCAGGGCCTGGCGCTGCTGGCGCTCGGCGCGGGGATGCTCGGGCTGACGCGGATGACGACCGCCGACTGGACGCCCGCGAGCGCGTGGCTGGTGGCGTACCGCGTGGGCCAGGGGCTCCTGGTGTTGGGCGCGGTCAACCTCGCCCCCGTGCGGTTGAGCAAGCTGCTGGCGCCGTTCGGGCGCCTGTCGTTGTGGATCTACGTCCTGCACCTGCCGGTGGTGTACGGCTGGGCGGACATCGCCGGCCTCGCGAGCCGCATCGGGCCCCGGCTGGGCGTCCCCGCCGCGACGGGCATCGGCGTGGCGCTGCTGCTGACGTGCGCGATGGTGGCGTGGCTGGGTCGCTGGTTGATGGAGCAGGCCCGTCCGTGGCGCGCGGGCTCCACCACGCTCAACGCGAGCCTGAGCGGCACGCGGATGAGCCCGCGGGTCTGA
- a CDS encoding FxsA family protein: MFKYFLLALTLPFVELYLLVAIGREVGFLPTLSVVLLTGLVGSWLARREGSRVMRRWREALATRQVPEEGLFSGALIMLGGLLLLVPGFLTDVVGLSLLLPPVRRFVTARLRRAVERRMRDGSFQVTTIGGMGFPGPFPGEPTGGTPFPESWSDTAPKGPAGRIRSGASRSEVDAEFTEDEPRH, from the coding sequence GTGTTCAAGTACTTCCTCCTCGCCCTCACCCTCCCCTTCGTGGAGCTGTACCTGCTGGTCGCCATCGGCCGGGAGGTGGGCTTCCTTCCGACGCTCTCCGTGGTGCTCCTGACGGGGCTCGTGGGCTCCTGGCTCGCGCGCCGCGAGGGGAGTCGCGTGATGCGTCGCTGGCGCGAGGCGCTCGCCACGCGCCAGGTGCCTGAGGAAGGCCTGTTCAGCGGCGCGCTCATCATGCTCGGCGGCCTGCTGCTGCTGGTGCCGGGCTTCCTCACCGACGTGGTGGGCCTGTCGCTGCTGCTGCCTCCGGTGCGCCGTTTCGTCACGGCGCGCCTGCGCCGTGCGGTGGAGCGCCGCATGCGGGATGGCTCGTTCCAGGTCACCACCATTGGCGGCATGGGCTTTCCGGGGCCGTTCCCGGGGGAGCCCACGGGCGGCACGCCGTTCCCGGAGTCCTGGTCCGACACCGCGCCGAAGGGGCCCGCCGGGCGCATCCGCTCAGGCGCGTCACGCTCGGAGGTGGACGCGGAGTTCACCGAGGACGAGCCGAGGCACTGA